In one Myxocyprinus asiaticus isolate MX2 ecotype Aquarium Trade chromosome 29, UBuf_Myxa_2, whole genome shotgun sequence genomic region, the following are encoded:
- the trpc4apb gene encoding transient receptor potential cation channel, subfamily C, member 4 associated protein b, producing MATRGSGFSRTQKSRGNSSKNIFNKIRHGQITGVGLTRGTQVPIALLEERDKRAQWQGIPVLLRRLHESSHPNSDLTKIHSMVMELSSLLSMEAMSFVTEDHKTPQESLSPNTYTFDLFGGVDLFVEILMRPTLTVRGDLPILSDDLIKDCLSVLYNCCICTEGVTKSLAVRDDFVIFLFTLMSNKKVFLQTATLIEDILSVRKEMIQLEEIPNLPSLVQSFNQQQLANFCRILSVAISEPDVGVDDKHTLLARSTQQKTNTCPSRAESNQMALLNISGFIERLCKLATRKVTEAEGASARLELEDWHSWLDNALVLDALMQLAIEEAEQSNTESSDESSLSSSPLRHRLPQSMKIVHEIMYKVEVLYVLCVLLMGRQRNQVHRMLAEFRLIPGLNNLFDKLIWRKQPTSHVLHRQNQNCDCSSEISFKIQFLRLLQSFSDHHENKYLLLSGQELNELSDIYLNANIFEMESLNNTDRNLVCDGKKGLLTRLISVMKKEPIDSSFRFWQARAVESFLRGTPSYADQVFLLRRGLLEHILYCIIDSGCKSHDVLQSYFDLLGELMKFNIDAFKRFNKYVNTEEKFQMFLTQINSSLVDSNMLVRCIVLSLHRFESQTEDIKVVELFSECRLLSYMAQMESRLTFLFRLINIINVQTLTQENVSCLNTSLVILMLARRRGKLPLYLSALREKEYAEKYPGCLLNNFHNLLRFWQHHYLNKDKDSTCLENSSSIPFTYWKETVSVLLGSGRSSRCAIASYIDKAYRDLDRDFLEL from the exons ATGGCGACGAGGGGCTCTGGGTTTTCACGGACCCAAAAAAGCCGCGGAAATTcaagcaaaaacatttttaataaaatccgACATGGCCAAATCACTGGTGTGGGGCTTACTAGAGGTACTCAG GTTCCAATTGCTCTCCTggaggagagagataaaagagCTCAATGGCAGGGAATTCCAGTGTTACTGAGGAGACTTCATGAGAGCAGCCACCCTAACAGTGACCTCACCAAGATTCACAGCATGGTCATG GAGCTGTCATCATTGCTTTCTATGGAGGCCATGTCATTTGTTACAGAGGACCACAAGACACCACAGGAATCTCTTTCACCAAATACGTATACGTTTGACCTGTTTGGAGGAGTTGAT TTGTTTGTGGAGATCCTGATGCGGCCAACACTTACAGTACGGGGAGACCTACCCATAT tgaGTGATGATCTTATCAAGGATTGTCTGAGTGTTCTTTACAACTGCTGTATATGT ACAGAGGGTGTTACAAAAAGCCTTGCAGTGAGGGATGATTTTGTCATATTCCTTTTTACTCTCATGTCTAACAAAAAGGTTTTCCTTCAAACTGCCACTCTTATTGAGGACATATTGAGTGTGAGGAAG GAAATGATCCAACTAGAAGAAATTCCCAACCTGCCCAGTCTGGTCCAAAGCTTCAACCAGCAGCAGCTGGCCAACTTCTGTCGTATCCTCTCCGTTGCCATATCAGAGCCAGATGTGGGTGTGGATGACAAACACACACTTCTGGCCCGCAGTACCCAGCAGAAGACCAACACCTGCCCATCACGTGCTGAGAGCAACCAAA TGGCTCTGCTAAATATCTCGGGGTTTATTGAGCGTCTTTGTAAGCTGGCCACACGGAAAGTTACAGAAGCAGAAGGTGCTTCTGCCCGATTGGAACTGGAGGACTGGCACAGTTGGCTTGACAATGCCCTGGTGCTGGATGCCCTCATGCAGCTAGCAATTGAGGAAGCGGAGCAGAGCAATACAG AGTCATCTGATGAGAGTTCCCTGTCATCCAGTCCGCTCAGACACAGGCTTCCCCAATCCATGAAGATAGTCCATGAGATCATGTACAAAGTGGAGGTTCTCTATGTGTTGTGTGTATTGCTTATGGGCAGACAAAGAAATCAG GTTCACAGAATGCTGGCAGAGTTCAGGTTAATTCCAGGACTCAATAACCTGTTTGATAAGCTGATCTGGAGGAAACAGCCTACAAGCCATGTCTTACACCGACAGAACCAGAACTGCGATTGCAGTTCG GAGATCTCGTTCAAAATTCAGTTTCTCAGGCTGCTGCAGAGCTTCAGTGACCACCACGA GAATAAGTACCTTCTTCTAAGTGGACAGGAGCTGAATGAACTGAGTGACATCTACCTGAATGCGAACATCTTTGAGATGGAGTCACTGAATAATACAGACAG GAATCTTGTGTGTGATGGTAAAAAAGGTCTTCTCACACGGTTAATTTCAGTTATGAAGAAGGAGCCAATTGATTCTTCATTTAG GTTTTGGCAAGCAAGAGCAGTGGAGAGTTTTCTGAGAGGAACACCTTCATATGCAGACCAAGTGTTCCTGCTAAGAAGAGGCTTGTTAGAG CACATTCTCTATTGCATCATCGACAGTGGCTGTAAGTCCCATGATGTCCTTCAGAGCTACTTTGACCTACTTGGTGAGCTCATGAAGTTCAACATCGATGCCTTCAAAAGATTCAACAAATACGTCAACACTGAGGAAAAG TTTCAGATGTTTTTGACTCAGATCAACAGCTCTCTGGTGGACTCTAACATGCTGGTGCGATGTATTGTCCTTTCTCTGCACCGCTTTGAGAGCCAGACTGAAGACATAAAAG TGGTAGAATTGTTTTCAGAGTGTCGTCTCTTGTCCTACATGGCTCAAATGGAGAGCCGGCTGACCTTTCTTTTTAGACTGATCAACATCATCAACGTTCAGACTCTCACCCAG GAGAATGTGAGCTGCCTAAACACCAGTCTGGTGATTCTGATGCTGGCACGGAGGCGGGGCAAGTTGCCCTTATATTTGAGCGCTCTAAGAGAAAAGGAGTATGCAGAGAAATACCCCGGCTGCCTGCTCAACAACTTCCACAACCTGCTGCGCTTCTGGCAGCATCACTACCTCAACAAAGACAAGGACAGCACCTGCCTTGAAAAT AGTTCTAGTATTCCATTCACCTATTGGAAGGAGACGGTCTCAGTACTTCTGGGTTCTGGTAGAAGCTCACGCTGTGCCATCGCCTCTTACATTGATAAAGCCTACAGGGACCTGGACAGAGACTTCTTAGAACTGTGA
- the emp3b gene encoding epithelial membrane protein 3b translates to MAFLLMFVTLLHLITLAILFIATMEKSWWVWDGTESSDLWYNCRFDNETEAWFCATSEETEWLQAVQVLMVLSLVFSSISFLIFLGQLFTMSKGGLFYLTGVCQVFAGLNTFTATLIYTLHNEEFLQDSRELSSGHFGYCFFLAWACVPLLLCSGIMYIHLRKRE, encoded by the exons ATGGCATTCCTTCTGATGTTTGTCACTCTGCTCCATCTCATCACACTGGCCATTCTCTTCATCGCTACTATGGAAAAA TCCTGGTGGGTTTGGGACGGCACCGAGAGCTCAGACCTGTGGTACAACTGTCGATTCGACAATGAAACAGAAGCATGGTTCTGTGCAACATCAGAAGAGACCG AATGGCTTCAAGCAGTCCAGGTTCTGATGGTCCTGTCTTTGGTCTTCTCCTCCATTTCATTCCTGATATTCCTGGGGCAACTCTTCACCATGTCTAAAGGAGGACTCTTCTACCTCACTGGTGTCTGCCAGGTGTTTGCAG GCCTCAACACCTTTACTGCCACACTCATTTACACTCTGCACAATGAAGAATTCCTTCAGGACTCCAGGGAGTTAAGCTCTGGACACTTTGGTTACTGCTTTTTCCTGGCATGGGCTTGTGTACCTTTGCTTCTGTGCAGTGGAATTATGTACATCCATTTGCGCAAAAGGGAATAG